ATCTAATGTTACGGCTTCTTTTTCCAAAGTAGCATTTCCACTCTCGTCCGCATAAGTAGCTCTAATAAGTGCCACATTTATAGGAAAAGCTTTATAAAATAAGTATTCCTTATTATCAATTTCAATAACCTTTACCATATCATCTTTTGTGATATCGTTTAACTTACCTCCGTCAATTCTAGGATCTACAAAGGTTTTTAAGCCAACGTGAGTAATAGTTCCCGGTTTGCCTGCTGCAATGTCCCTGTAAAGGTGGGAGATTACTCCTTGAGGAAGATTATAAGCCTGTATTTTATTTTCAATAGCTAGTTTGGCAAGTTTAGGAGCAAGTCCCCAGTGACCGCCTATTACTTTTGAAACTAAACCTTCTTCGCCAAAATGATTTAAACCTTTTTCCTTTGAGTCTCCTTGTCCTGCTGCATATACTAAATTTAGACTGTTTGGTATTCCTTTTTTAAGAAAGCACTCATTAATTTTTAAGGTTAATTCTTCAGGGTGACCGCAACCGATAAAGCCTCCCACTGCAACGGTGTCTCCATTTTTAATTAAAGCAATGGCATCGTCACTAGACATAATTTTTGTCATTTTGTTACCTCCTGTTATTATATTAGTGAAGCTTGTTAATAATATAATTAGCAAATATCATGCCAACAAAAAAATATAAAAAACAGATTATTTGTGCAATTTTACTGTTTTTACATGGGGTCTTGTATATTGAATATATGTATGTGTACGATAAAGAGAACATGTTTTATGTAAACCTTATCATTATGTTCGAAAAAACGAACTGTATTCTTGTGTTTTAAGAATACAGTTCGTTAAAAGGAACGATTACAATCATATTTTATGTTTTTGAATTTTTTCATATAAGCTTGTTCTTCCGATTTCTAGATTTTTTGCTGTTTTAGTTTTATTTCCATCAGCAGCATTAAGAGCATCTATAATAGCTTGTTTTTCTGTTGCTACCATGGTCTCCTCAAGGCTTTTAATAATTTTGATTTCCTTTATTCCTGTAATTTCTTCAGGTAAATCTATAGGGGAAATAAAATTACTGTCTTCTATTATATTAATAGCTCTTTCTAATATATTTTCAAGTTCGCGAATATTTCCTTCCCAGGTATAGTTTTTTAGATAATATTCTGATTCTTTAGAAATACCTATTACCTTTTTATTTAAATCCATAGATATTTTTTTAATAAGGTGATTCGCAATAAGCATAATATCATCGGCACGCTCACGAAGAGCAGGAATATGAATAGTTACGACATTCAATCTATAATAAAGATCTTGCCTAAAGGTGCCTTCATGCATAGATTGTTCAAGATTTGTATTTGTTGCAGCTATTATGCGAACATCAATTTTTTTGCTACCTATGGAGCCTATTTTTTCAACTTCTTTTTCCTGGAGCACTCTTAACAGCTTTACCTGCATATGAAGAGGCATATCCCCAATTTCATCTAAAAATATGGTTCCTCCATCAGCTTGCTCAAATTTTCCTACTTTACCTTCTTTTTTAGCACCTGTAAAGGCGCCTCCTTCGTAACCAAAAAGCTCAGATTCTAATAAACCAGTAGGAATAGCCGCACAGTTTACTTTTACAAAAGGCGCATACTGGCGATTACTAGCTAAGTGTATTGAATGGGCAAAGAGCTCTTTGCCAGTGCCACTTTCACCAAGTATAAGCACATTGGAATGCGTTTTAGCAGCTTTACGTGAAATAGAGATAGCGGTGGTAATTGAATCGCTTATACCTATGATGTCATCAAAGCAATAACTTGCGGTGTTCAGCTGATTTAAACGATTTTTATAGGTTTCGAGTTCTTTTTCCATGGTTTTAATTTTATTATAAAGATTGTTCAGCGCTTTAACATTTCTAAATAACACTTTACCAATTGCACCAATTATTTCTCCATTTTTAAATATAGGAATCCTACTTGCAATCATGTAGCTTCCTTTTATCTTTTGCAGTTGAGCAGTTTCTTGTTCTCCTGTTTGTATAACTTTGTGCATTCTTGTATGCTCTATAACATCTGTAATTACTTTTCCTATAGCATCTTCCTGAGTGGTTCCTAAAAAATCACAATATGATTTGCTAATCATAGTTATAATTGCATTTTTATCTACAATGAGAAGACCGTCATTATCATTATCTACAAGCGTTTTTAATACTTCCATAGCATCCTTTTGAAAATCCATTATAAAATCAGCTCCCTCATATGTATTGTGCTTAAAGGTTTACTATAATACTATTATTCTAGTTTATTTAAGGCAATTTGAATAGTGGTAATTATATTATTTTTAGAATTGACTGAAAAATTAGGATATTATGTATAAATTCGGTTTTAATAATCTTTATAATAAAAAAAAGCAATATTGCTGTAAAAATACATCAAAACCACGTTAGCTTTTATACCTATAAATGCTTTAAAACTTGCTCTAATACTAAATTTTAGCATTAGAGCAAGTTCACCTTAATTAAAACTATTTAAAATTGAATTATTTATCTTCATTTAATGCATTGATTTGAGCTACTATTTCTGGAAGAACTTTTGTATAATCTCCAGCTATTGCAATATCTGCAACTTTCATGATAGGTGCTGTTGCATCTTTGTTTATAGCTATTATAAAATCAGATTCTTGCATACCAGCTAAATGCTGAATTGCCCCTGATATACCACAAGCTATATATACAGTTGGTCTAACTGTTTTCCCTGTTTGTCCAACTTGAAGTGATTTATCTACCCAACCATTTTCAACTGCTGCTCTAGATCCTCCAACAACTCCGCCAAGGCTAGATGCTAGAGTTTCGAGTAGTGCGAAGTTTTCTTTAGATCCAACTCCACGACCACCAGATACGATGATGTTAGCTTCTCCGATATCTGCTATATCTTTAGCAAGTTTTACAACTTCTAAAGTTTTAGTTCTGATATCAGCTTCTGTTAGGTTTACAGTAACCTTTTCAATAATGCAGGTTCTATTTTTATCTTTAGCTAATTTTTCAAAAACTCCTGGTCTAATAGTAGCCATTTGTGGCCTATGATCTCCACAAACTATAGTAGCCATTAGGTTTCCTCCAAATGCTGGTCTTGTCATAAGTAGATTTTTAGTTTCTGTATCTATATCTAAAGAAGTACAATCAGCTGTAAGTCCTGTTGCAAGTCTTGCTGATACTCTTGGTCCTAAATCTCTTCCTAAATAACTTGCTCCGATAAAAATTATTTCTGGTTTTCGCTCGCTGGCTAGTTCACAAATAACTTTTGCATAGGCATCAGTTGAAAAGTGGCCGAGTAATGGACTCTCAGCTACTATTACTTTATCAGCGCCATAAGCTACGAGTTCGCGAACCATAGCATCTGTTTTGTCTCCAAGCACTACAGCTGTTAACTCTTCGCCTAATTTATTAGCTATTTCACGTCCCTTACCTAAAATTTCAAGTGATACCTTTTGAAGTTCTCCGTCTCTTTGCTCAGCAAAGACCCAGACTCCTTTATAATCTTCTATATTCATTGCTTGATCCCTCCTTAAATAAAGTGGTTTTCTTTTAATTTTGAAACTACATATTGAGCTGCTTCTTTAGGTGGTAACTTTACAAGTTCTCCATTTCCTTTAGGTTCTTTAGTCATAGACTTTTTAACCTTTGTTGGTGAACCGCTTAGACCTAGAAGAGCTTTGTCTGCATCAATATTGTCTGCATTCCAAACTTTAACTTCTTTATTTTGGTACATATCAAAAATGTTTTTTATGTTCATATATCTTGGCTGATTTAATTCTTTTATAGCTGTTAAAAGAACTGGAGATTTTACTTCTATGTCTTCATATCCATCTTCCCAAGCTTTTCTAACTTTTAATCCACCCTTAATTACTTCAACTTTTTCAACGTAAGTTATTTGTGGAAGACCTAAGTGTTCTGCTATTTCTGGACCAACTTGCGCTGTATCTCCATCTATAGCTTGTCTACCTGCAAAAACAATGTCGTAGTCTAATTTTCTTAAAGTTGCTGCCAGGGCATGAGATGTAGCTAATGTATCTGCTCCTGCAAAGGCTCTGTCAGATACTAATATTGCGGCGTCCGCTCCCATAGCTAGTGCTTCTCTTAGTGCTTTTTCTGCTTGTGGTGGTCCCATACTTATAACTGTTATATGGGCACCATTGCTATCTTTTAATCTTAATGCTTCTTCTAGTGCATTTTTATCATCTGGATTTATAATGGATGGAACTCCTTCTCTTATAAGGGTTCCTGTCTTTGGATCTATTTTAACTTCATTTGTATCTGGAACTTGTTTTAAACATACAACTATATTCATTTCTTAAACCCCTCCTACTTTAATAAGTTTCCAGCGATAACCATTTTTTGAACTTGTGAAGTTCCTTCATAAATCTCAGTTATCTTAGCATCTCTCATCATTCTTTCTACTGGGTATTCTTTTGTATATCCATATCCACCGAAGATTTGAACAGCTTTAGTTGTAACTTCCATAGCTGTTTCTGATGCATATAATTTTGCTCTAGCAGCTTCTACACTATATGGAAGACCATTATCCTTGTTCCATGCTGCCTTATATACTAAAAGTTTTGAAGCTTCAACTTTAACATCTAGTTCTGCCATCATCCATTGAAGTCCTTGGAATGCTGATAATGGTTTCCCAAATTGTTTTCTTTCTTTCATGTATTTAGCTGCTGCTTCTAGTGCACCTTCTGCAATTCCTAGTGCTTGAGCTGCTATACCAATTCTTCCTCCGTCAAGAGTTTTCATTGCTATACCAAATCCTCTTCCTTCTTTTCCCAGCATATTTTCTTTTGGAACTATACAGTTTTCAAATATAAGCTCACCAGTTGAAGATGCTCTTATTCCTAATTTATCTTCTAATTTACCAATTGAGAATCCAGGAAACTCTTTTTCAACTATGAAAGCAGTAATTCCTTTTGTTCCTTTGCTCTTATCAGTCATAGCAAAGACTATAAATAAATCTGCTACTGCAGCATTAGTGATAAATATTTTTGAACCATTTAATATATAATTATCTCCGTCTAAAATTGCTGTAGTTTGTTGCTCAGACGCATCTGTTCCTGCATTAGGTTCAGTTAATCCAAAAGCACCTAATTTTTCACCTTTTGCAAGTGGAATTAAGTATTTGTTCTTTTGCTCTAATGTTCCAAACATATCTATTGGGCCAGCACATAATGAAGTATGGGCTGAAAGTATAACTCCCGTAGTTCCACATGCTTTTGATAGTTCTTCAACAGCAATAGCGTAAGATAAATTGTCTCCGCCAGCTCCACCAAATTCAGTAGAAATTGGAATACCAAGCATACGATATCTAGCCATTTTCTCTACAGTTTCTGTAGGAAATCTTTCCGTTCTATCTATTTCCGCGGCTATTGGTTCAACTTCATTTATTGTAAATTCCCTTACCATTTGTTTTACAAATTCTTGTTGTTTTGTAAGTGTAAAATCCATAAACCTTCCTCCTCACTATTCTCTTGCTTTTATAACGTTTACAAATTGAAATTTTGTATTCATAAATTATATAAGCAAGTATAATGCCATGTTTATTAAATTGTGTTTTCCAATTTAAATGTAGTAAATCCTTCAAATATAGTGGTTTTATTATTTATAAATAATTGAATTTTCATTATTTTAATACTATTTCACCTTTTAGCATATATTTTTAGTTTTTTTGTTCCTTTAATCGTACAATTCAATACAATTCATTGAACCTATGCCTTATTTTGTGAACACTTTGTTATAATTAAGGTAATTAATGTACACTAATCCGGACACTTATCTATAATGTTGAAACATAATTCTATATTAATAATTTGTCATATTAAAACAACAATGTAGAGGATTTTATAGCATGATGTCGAATAATATTTATACGTATGATATTTATTATAAGAGAGGTTTAATATGAAGAAAGTGCGAACTAATTATATACTGGTATTAACAATAGGTTTATGTTTAATTTTATCCTTGGGAATTGTTGTATATGAGGATCTTAATATGGAACACATTTTTAACAGGTCAGCTAGCTATAATTATTCTGTAGTTCATGTATTTACTAGAAACATATCTGCCCTTTTATTTATTATGGGAATAGTAACTGCAATATTAGTATTTTTACTCACTAAGAGAATATATGAAAATAGAAGCATTACCAAATATAATACTATAGATAGAGAATTAGAATTAAGGTCTAAAAACAAGGAACTTGAAACCATAGTTAAAGACTTTAAAGAAAAAGAAGAAAAGCTTGAATATGATAAGCTTAAAACAGATTTTTTTGCTAATATATCTCACGAATTTAAAACACCCTTGAACATCATTATGGGAGCCATGCAACTATTGGAATTGTATGCATCAAATGGAACCATATTAGATCCTAACTTAAAGCTTGATAAATACCTTAAAACTATGAAGCAAAATGCACTGAGGTTACTTAGACTTATCAATAATATTATTGATTTAACAAAGATAGATTCTGATTATTTTTATGTTGAACTACATAACTATGATATTGTTGAGATTATAGAAGGGGTTATTCAGTCCATAAACTTATATGCAAAAGTGAAATCAGTTAATATAATATTCGAAAAGAAAATTAAAAATCAAATTATGGCAATAGACGCAGATAAAATAGAGCGAATACTATTGAATCTTCTATCAAATGCACTGAAATTTACAGATGAAAATGGTAATATTGAAGTAGAGGTCGGAACCCAGGAAAATTCTGTGTATATTTTAGTTAAAGATGATGGAATAGGAATACAGGAAGATAAGCTAGAGGTTATTTTTCATAGGTTTAGGCAGGTGGACAAATCTTTTACTAGAAATAGAGAGGGAAGTGGCATAGGGTTGTCGCTAGTTAAGTCACTTGTAGAAATGCATAAAGGAAATATAATTGTCAAGAGTGAATATGGCAAGGGGTCTGAATTTATAGTTGAATTACCAATTGTTACACTTGGTGAAGAAGTACAGACTCAGTTGTATTGCCAACATGAAGATAGTAGATTAGAAAGAATAAAAGTAGAATTTTCAGATATATAATACAAAGTTGTGCTAGGGGGTAGACATGAATAGTAATTTAGAAGGGGATATAAATAACCTTGAAGCGGAACTGACAATATGTAAGGCTCCGGATAAAGATAATGAAAAATTTAATTTACAAATAAAGCTAGGAGATTTAATTGAAAAAAGTGGGGATATAGATAGGAGCCTTGAATATTTCAAAAGTGCCTACGATACTGCTGTGATTTTAGAAGATAAAAAATATCAAGTAGATGCGTTAGTTAAAATAACAGAAGGTTATTTTTACAAGGGTGAAATAGAAGAAAGTATAAAGTATGCAGAAATAGCTGAAGAGCTTCTTAAAAACTTAGATTATATTAAAGGAAAATTAGACATTAGCCTATATTTGCTTAAAGTATATTATATGAAAAATGAATATTATAAAGCTAGAGAAATTGGAAATGCAGCCTTAAAACTTTGCACTGATGAATATATTATTTATAAGGGAAGAATTCTAAATGCGTTATCAAATTTATATCGTGAAATAAC
This DNA window, taken from Clostridium estertheticum, encodes the following:
- a CDS encoding sigma-54 interaction domain-containing protein, whose amino-acid sequence is MDFQKDAMEVLKTLVDNDNDGLLIVDKNAIITMISKSYCDFLGTTQEDAIGKVITDVIEHTRMHKVIQTGEQETAQLQKIKGSYMIASRIPIFKNGEIIGAIGKVLFRNVKALNNLYNKIKTMEKELETYKNRLNQLNTASYCFDDIIGISDSITTAISISRKAAKTHSNVLILGESGTGKELFAHSIHLASNRQYAPFVKVNCAAIPTGLLESELFGYEGGAFTGAKKEGKVGKFEQADGGTIFLDEIGDMPLHMQVKLLRVLQEKEVEKIGSIGSKKIDVRIIAATNTNLEQSMHEGTFRQDLYYRLNVVTIHIPALRERADDIMLIANHLIKKISMDLNKKVIGISKESEYYLKNYTWEGNIRELENILERAINIIEDSNFISPIDLPEEITGIKEIKIIKSLEETMVATEKQAIIDALNAADGNKTKTAKNLEIGRTSLYEKIQKHKI
- a CDS encoding electron transfer flavoprotein subunit alpha/FixB family protein; amino-acid sequence: MNIEDYKGVWVFAEQRDGELQKVSLEILGKGREIANKLGEELTAVVLGDKTDAMVRELVAYGADKVIVAESPLLGHFSTDAYAKVICELASERKPEIIFIGASYLGRDLGPRVSARLATGLTADCTSLDIDTETKNLLMTRPAFGGNLMATIVCGDHRPQMATIRPGVFEKLAKDKNRTCIIEKVTVNLTEADIRTKTLEVVKLAKDIADIGEANIIVSGGRGVGSKENFALLETLASSLGGVVGGSRAAVENGWVDKSLQVGQTGKTVRPTVYIACGISGAIQHLAGMQESDFIIAINKDATAPIMKVADIAIAGDYTKVLPEIVAQINALNEDK
- a CDS encoding electron transfer flavoprotein subunit beta/FixA family protein yields the protein MNIVVCLKQVPDTNEVKIDPKTGTLIREGVPSIINPDDKNALEEALRLKDSNGAHITVISMGPPQAEKALREALAMGADAAILVSDRAFAGADTLATSHALAATLRKLDYDIVFAGRQAIDGDTAQVGPEIAEHLGLPQITYVEKVEVIKGGLKVRKAWEDGYEDIEVKSPVLLTAIKELNQPRYMNIKNIFDMYQNKEVKVWNADNIDADKALLGLSGSPTKVKKSMTKEPKGNGELVKLPPKEAAQYVVSKLKENHFI
- a CDS encoding acyl-CoA dehydrogenase; translated protein: MDFTLTKQQEFVKQMVREFTINEVEPIAAEIDRTERFPTETVEKMARYRMLGIPISTEFGGAGGDNLSYAIAVEELSKACGTTGVILSAHTSLCAGPIDMFGTLEQKNKYLIPLAKGEKLGAFGLTEPNAGTDASEQQTTAILDGDNYILNGSKIFITNAAVADLFIVFAMTDKSKGTKGITAFIVEKEFPGFSIGKLEDKLGIRASSTGELIFENCIVPKENMLGKEGRGFGIAMKTLDGGRIGIAAQALGIAEGALEAAAKYMKERKQFGKPLSAFQGLQWMMAELDVKVEASKLLVYKAAWNKDNGLPYSVEAARAKLYASETAMEVTTKAVQIFGGYGYTKEYPVERMMRDAKITEIYEGTSQVQKMVIAGNLLK
- a CDS encoding sensor histidine kinase, with the translated sequence MKKVRTNYILVLTIGLCLILSLGIVVYEDLNMEHIFNRSASYNYSVVHVFTRNISALLFIMGIVTAILVFLLTKRIYENRSITKYNTIDRELELRSKNKELETIVKDFKEKEEKLEYDKLKTDFFANISHEFKTPLNIIMGAMQLLELYASNGTILDPNLKLDKYLKTMKQNALRLLRLINNIIDLTKIDSDYFYVELHNYDIVEIIEGVIQSINLYAKVKSVNIIFEKKIKNQIMAIDADKIERILLNLLSNALKFTDENGNIEVEVGTQENSVYILVKDDGIGIQEDKLEVIFHRFRQVDKSFTRNREGSGIGLSLVKSLVEMHKGNIIVKSEYGKGSEFIVELPIVTLGEEVQTQLYCQHEDSRLERIKVEFSDI